One window of Triticum dicoccoides isolate Atlit2015 ecotype Zavitan chromosome 5A, WEW_v2.0, whole genome shotgun sequence genomic DNA carries:
- the LOC119304205 gene encoding beta-fructofuranosidase, insoluble isoenzyme 1-like, with translation MGTPKWVVAPLALLLLLQLAGASHEVRRSLEAEAASPSVPASILSPLLRTGYHFQPPMNWINDPNGPLYYKGWYHLFYQYNPKGAVWGNIIWAHSVSRDLINWIALDPAIKPSIPTDQFGVWSGSATILPNGTVAMLYTGIDRPGTNYQIQNIAFPKDPSDPLLREWVKPGYNPIAVPEAGMNATQFRDPTTAWHAGDGLWRMLVGGLKPGTLRGMAILYRSRDFKHWVRAKHPLHSALTGMWECPDFFPVREPGKTNGLDTSEFGPHYKYVLKNSLDLTRYDYYTVGTYNNRTERYVPDNPTGDVYQRLQYDYGNFYASKTFYDPAKNRRVLLGWANESDSVAHDNAKGWAGIHAIPRKIWLDPSGKQLLQWPVEELDQLRGKAVSVGDKVVKPGQHFEVTGLQSYQSDVEVSFEVPSLDKAEPFDPAYANDAQKLCGMKNADVKGGVGPFGLWVLASSNLAEKTAVFFRVFKDGHGKPLVLMCSDPTKSSLTPGLYKPTFAGFVDTDISFGKISLRSLIDRSVVESFGAGGKTCILSRVYPSMAIGTDAHLYVFNNGDTDIKVSKLTAWEMKKPMMNGA, from the exons ATGGGGACTCCGAAATGGGTGGTCGCGCCATTGGCGTTGCTGCTCCTCCTGCAGCTCGCCGGCGCGTCTCATGAAGTCCGCCGGAGCCTCGAGGCCGAGGCGGCGTCGCCGTCCGTGCCGGCCTCCATTCTCAGCCCCCTACTCCGGACGGGCTACCACTTCCAACCCCCCATGAACTGGATCAACG ATCCGAATG GGCCACTCTACTACAAGGGATGGTACCACCTCTTCTACCAATACAACCCCAAGGGCGCGGTGTGGGGCAACATCATCTGGGCGCACTCGGTGTCGCGCGACCTCATCAACTGGATCGCCCTCGACCCGGCCATCAAGCCGTCCATCCCCACCGACCAGTTCGGCGTCTGGTCCGGCTCGGCGACGATCCTGCCCAACGGCACGGTGGCGATGCTCTACACCGGCATCGACCGCCCGGGCACCAACTACCAGATCCAGAACATCGCCTTCCCCAAGGACCCCTCCGACCCGCTGCTCCGCGAGTGGGTCAAGCCCGGCTACAACCCCATCGCCGTCCCCGAGGCCGGCATGAACGCCACCCAGTTCCGCGACCCGACCACCGCCTGGCACGCCGGCGACGGCctctggcggatgctggtgggcggGCTCAAGCCCGGCACGCTCCGCGGCATGGCCATCCTGTACCGGAGCCGGGACTTCAAGCACTGGGTCCGCGCCAAGCACCCGCTCCATTCGGCCCTCACCGGCATGTGGGAGTGCCCCGACTTCTTCCCCGTGCGCGAGCCCGGGAAGACGAACGGCCTCGACACCTCGGAGTTCGGCCCGCACTACAAGTACGTGCTCAAGAACAGCCTCGACCTCACCCGCTACGACTACTACACCGTGGGCACCTACAACAACCGGACGGAGCGGTACGTGCCGGACAACCCCACCGGCGACGTCTACCAGCGCCTCCAGTACGACTACGGCAACTTCTACGCGTCCAAGACCTTCTACGACCCCGCCAAGAACCGCCGCGTGCTGCTCGGCTGGGCCAACGAGTCCGACAGCGTCGCGCACGACAACGCCAAGGGATGGGCCGGCATCCAT GCGATCCCGAGGAAGATATGGCTGGACCCGAGCGGCAAGCAGCTGCTGCAGTGGCCGGTGGAGGAGCTGGATCAGCTGAGGGGCAAGGCTGTGAGCGTGGGTGACAAGGTCGTCAAGCCCGGCCAGCACTTTGAGGTCACTGGCCTACAGTCCTATCAG TCTGACGTGGAGGTGAGCTTCGAGGTGCCGAGCCTGGACAAGGCGGAGCCGTTCGATCCGGCCTACGCCAACGACGCGCAGAAGCTGTGCGGGATGAAGAACGCCGACGTCAAGGGCGGGGTGGGGCCCTTCGGCCTCTGGGTCCTGGCCTCTTCCAACCTGGCCGAGAAGACCGCCGTGTTCTTCAGAGTCTTCAAGGATGGGCATGGCAAGCCTCTCGTCCTCATGTGCAGTGACCCCACCAA GTCATCTCTCACCCCGGGTCTATACAAGCCGACTTTTgccgggtttgtcgacaccgacatCTCATTCGGGAAGATCTCTTTGAGAAGCTTA ATCGACCGTTCGGTGGTTGAGAGCTTCGGCGCCGGAGGGAAGACCTGCATCCTATCGAGAGTGTACCCATCCATGGCGATCGGGACAGACGCGCATCTTTACGTGTTTAACAACGGGGACACCGACATCAAGGTGTCCAAACTAACGGCCTGGGAGATGAAAAAACCCATGATGAATGGTGCCTAA